One Zerene cesonia ecotype Mississippi chromosome 25, Zerene_cesonia_1.1, whole genome shotgun sequence DNA window includes the following coding sequences:
- the LOC119836805 gene encoding uncharacterized protein LOC119836805, which translates to MMQMANWWTRAELLAGEHEGCAASRMWRSACATLVAPHSEEAWSEISTASPPDSVWHSLRNCVAYQAGVWHSMLLKGVDDVIQPAAFKLAMVLRHTPSELTVRLLADLLRLHPQSQDLTAYILALLTDDEAWCSNCSPTIGEGGVPEIGPGVAGVGVIAPLRDLQLFGDCELAVLSASREEYDAHAKLVRAEYSKLNQKNYVELRIKILNQLIQVPKLYQTPEFESFEGAARENIDREICTLREHLLTGRHD; encoded by the exons ATGATGCAAATGGCAAATTGGTGGACCCGAGCCGAATTGCTGGctg GAGAGCATGAAGGCTGTGCAGCATCTCGCATGTGGCGGAGTGCATGTGCAACTTTAGTCGCTCCGCATTCAGAAGAGGCCTGGAGCGAGATATCTACAGCCTCGCCTCCTGACTCTGTGTGGCACTCACTCAGGAACTGTGTGGCTTATCAG GCAGGCGTCTGGCACAGTATGTTACTGAAAGGCGTGGATGACGTCATCCAGCCGGCCGCATTCAAGCTGGCCATGGTGTTGAGGCACACACCTTCAGAACTGACCGTTCGTCTGCTTGCTGACCTGTTGCGGTTACATCCACAGTCG caAGATCTAACAGCCTACATCCTAGCCCTACTCACAGACGACGAAGCGTGGTGCAGCAATTGCAGCCCCACTATAGGGGAGGGGGGGGTCCCAGAAATTGGGCCAGGTGTGGCCGGAGTGGGGGTTATAGCCCCACTGCGGGACCTGCAACTGTTCGGGGACTGCGAATTGGCTGTGCTGTCCGCCTCTCGAGAGGAATATGATGCCCACGCGAAGCTGGTGAGGGCTGAGTACTCGAAGTTGAATCAGAAGAATTATGTCGAGCTGAGGATAAAG ATACTAAACCAGCTGATACAAGTACCAAAGCTGTATCAGACGCCGGAGTTTGAGAGTTTCGAAGGCGCCGCGCGGGAGAACATCGACCGAGAGATTTGTACGCTGCGGGAACACTTGCTGACTGGCCGGCACGACTAG
- the LOC119836746 gene encoding uncharacterized protein LOC119836746 yields the protein MATYFIIITLFLSTNAKVMRNNALMTKMVSKFHKEIEPSVEDIKPESILNRMQTLLCKNFQSVPCEMITQDTALRRLIEQSIQQINYKKHKLEKTTSPTTYLTLFPILNDDATPVKHKPRVRKSKTKHNYKSKDTRTVFNRKKMRKFYPHKVKYKDKNANVKKDFGDYSEDKLSMSVEVPDMTLTKRHQHLSYKVEPAEPPVWRIDYMKHGEPSLNMFGFEDRLKDKIIKGPSVPVADVAERNDAHVNKNFVRKDNANLDSDIVE from the coding sequence ATGGCCacttatttcatcatcatcacacTGTTTCTATCTACCAACGCTAAAGTGATGCGGAACAACGCGCTTATGACGAAAATGGTGTCGAAATTCCACAAAGAAATAGAACCCTCGGTAGAGGACATAAAACCTGAATCCATTTTGAATAGAATGCAAACACTCCTATGCAAGAACTTCCAATCAGTTCCCTGCGAAATGATCACGCAAGACACTGCTCTGCGAAGGCTGATTGAGCAATCGatacaacaaataaactaCAAGAAACACAAACTGGAGAAAACAACCTCACCAACTACGTACCTAACACTGTTCCCTATCCTTAACGACGACGCAACCCCCGTCAAACATAAGCCCCGCGTGAGGaaaagcaaaacaaaacacaactACAAAAGCAAAGACACGCGAACCGTTTTCAACAGGAAGAAGATGAGGAAATTCTATCCGCACAAAGTGAAATACAAAGATAAAAATGCAAACGTAAAGAAGGACTTCGGCGACTATTCTGAGGATAAGCTCTCTATGTCGGTGGAAGTACCGGATATGACGTTGACCAAAAGGCACCAGCATTTATCTTACAAGGTGGAGCCAGCCGAGCCACCGGTCTGGCGCATCGATTACATGAAACACGGTGAACCCAGTTTGAACATGTTCGGCTTTGAAGATAGACTGaaagacaaaataataaagggCCCAAGTGTCCCCGTCGCCGACGTGGCGGAGCGAAACGATGCTCACGTGAATAAGAATTTCGTAAGGAAGGACAATGCGAATCTTGATTCTGAtattgttgaataa
- the LOC119836705 gene encoding probable 5-hydroxyisourate hydrolase R09H10.3: protein MSRPVLSTHVLDTSTGKPAFGVFVELYKKKDDSWTLWHNTVTSSDGRIQFPFTKDSMAAGTYKLKFKIEDYYKQNNKETLYPYVEIVFNTKDDEHYHIPLLLTPYGYSTYRGS from the exons ATGTCTCGACCTGTGCTTTCAACCCACGTGCTCGACACGTCCACGGGAAAACCTGCATTTGGTGTTTTCGTcgaattatataagaaaaaggaCGATTCTTGGACATTATGGCATAATACAGTGACATCTAGCGACGGGCGGATTCAGTTTCCATTCACCAAAGATTCTATGGCGGCGGGAACTTACAAATTGAAGTTCAAAATTGaggattattataaacaaaataataaggaGACTTTGTATCCTTATGTGgag ATCGTTTTCAACACAAAAGACGATGAACACTACCACATCCCCCTTCTGCTCACCCCCTACGGATACTCGACTTACAGGGGTAGTTAG
- the LOC119836610 gene encoding RNA-binding protein 5-A-like, whose amino-acid sequence MSWRGREDRGNRWAENRPRSPVWEMRRSSSPDRGRQTSPRDRHRERRDRVDRYDRDRDRRDRDRERDDRYRRDRYDKRDRDQRDRRRSPRRPEDKEVPTAPSPPKISNERQKIDSQSRSRSRSHDRQENVETYENKHEDSQSNASPGDWICQCGSYNFKRRQVCYRRNCQGKRADGVVYGGDDRNGSESSPGITKRLLFRRLDALTTEEKILEAIKDRCTKSVLDSIAGITIGRETLTGASKCLAYINFNSIADSTAAHSELLALDPPLKIDGREVLISFYNEVQKVQKNNMSNNSDYSAYYAQMSYNTSQALSEADRVNAAAAVAQSAITAAQARQLSWTPVSVPVFVTSSAQNTAVTNIPTGDGKTVYSPPDVRTFMYDETSGYYYDPATGLYYDGNTQYFYNSQTSQYMYWDATNSTYIAATQNQQNTNQPKLQNPPTATVENTIPKEPDEKKKRDKEDKVKVAKKIAKDMERWARTLNQKKENARSNIVMEQPLDHGASKGSADIGFSVLGAGPSITPHMREISPPPNTEEFLIKKPEAAQVESDDGIIDWARLTCIICKRRFPSAEVLTKHKTLSDLHKQNLVEFQKKNDLLPQTNGYRDRAAERRLKFGEDEPPPIRKRYESDTPAPVVSHPPPSVVDTIGGKMLQKMGWSEGRGLGKEEQGRIAPIEAEQRPSLAGLGQKRGIYTPTPGLTYRDTVKKLMIARYKEVVGQEEGNP is encoded by the coding sequence ATGTCTTGGCGCGGAAGGGAGGATCGTGGGAATCGCTGGGCTGAGAACCGCCCGCGATCGCCTGTGTGGGAGATGAGGCGCAGTTCCAGTCCAGACAGAGGCCGCCAAACGTCTCCTCGAGACCGACACAGGGAGCGCCGCGACCGCGTCGACCGTTATGACCGTGACCGCGACCGTCGTGATCGCGACCGTGAGCGCGATGACCGTTACCGCCGTGATCGCTACGACAAACGTGATCGCGACCAACGTGACAGGCGTCGATCGCCGCGCCGCCCAGAAGATAAAGAGGTCCCGACCGCTCCGTCCCCTCCTAAAATAAGTAACGAAAGGCAAAAGATTGATTCCCAGTCTAGAAGTAGGTCCCGTAGTCATGACCGACAAGAGAATGTGGAAACCTATGAGAATAAACACGAAGATTCCCAATCGAATGCTTCCCCAGGCGACTGGATATGTCAATGTGGTTCGTACAATTTCAAACGGCGCCAAGTATGTTACAGAAGAAATTGCCAAGGTAAGAGAGCAGATGGTGTGGTATATGGTGGTGATGATAGGAACGGCTCAGAATCTAGCCCTGGTATTACCAAGAGGCTATTATTTAGAAGGTTAGATGCTTTAACTACTGAGGAGAAAATACTGGAAGCAATTAAGGATAGGTGTACCAAGTCAGTACTTGATTCAATAGCTGGTATAACAATAGGTAGGGAGACATTAACTGGAGCATCAAAATGTCTAGCTTATATCAACTTCAACTCAATAGCAGATTCAACAGCTGCACATTCTGAGTTATTAGCTTTAGATCCTCCGCTTAAGATAGATGGACGAGaagtattaatttcattttacaatgAGGTGCAAAAGGTTCAAAAGAATAATATGTCTAATAACTCTGATTATTCTGCATATTATGCTCAAATGTCATATAACACCAGTCAAGCGCTTTCCGAAGCCGATAGGGTAAATGCTGCAGCTGCAGTAGCACAGTCTGCTATAACTGCAGCGCAGGCAAGGCAGCTGTCATGGACACCCGTGTCTGTACCAGTCTTTGTTACATCTTCCGCTCAAAATACTGCTGTGACAAATATACCCACTGGTGATGGTAAAACAGTGTATAGCCCACCTGATGTGAGAACATTTATGTATGATGAGACATCAGGCTATTACTACGATCCTGCAAcaggtttatattatgatgGAAATACACAGTACTTCTACAACAGTCAAACCAGCCAGTACATGTACTGGGATGCCACAAATTCCACCTATATTGCAGCTACTCAAAACCAACAGAATACTAACCAGCCAAAACTGCAAAACCCACCAACTGCTACAGTAGAAAACACAATTCCAAAAGAACCAGatgagaaaaagaaaagagatAAAGAGGATAAGGTTAAGGTTGCCAAAAAGATTGCGAAAGATATGGAAAGGTGGGCTCGGACATTGAACCAAAAGAAGGAAAATGCTCGAAGTAATATTGTTATGGAACAGCCGCTAGACCATGGAGCTAGCAAGGGCTCAGCGGATATAGGATTTTCTGTGCTTGGAGCTGGTCCCTCAATTACACCGCACATGCGAGAAATATCACCACCACCGAATACTGAagaatttctaattaaaaagcCTGAAGCTGCCCAAGTAGAGTCTGATGATGGAATCATTGACTGGGCAAGGCTAACATGCATTATTTGCAAACGGCGTTTCCCATCGGCTGAGGTgttaacaaaacacaaaacattgTCCGACTTGCACAAGCAAAACTTGGTGGAATTTCAGAAAAAGAATGATTTGTTGCCACAAACAAATGGTTATAGGGATAGGGCAGCGGAGAGACGATTAAAGTTTGGTGAAGATGAGCCCCCTCCAATTCGTAAGAGATATGAGTCTGATACACCAGCGCCTGTTGTTTCACATCCACCTCCATCAGTAGTAGACACGATTGGTGGTAAAATGTTGCAAAAAATGGGTTGGTCAGAAGGTCGAGGACTGGGAAAGGAAGAGCAGGGAAGAATAGCTCCCATAGAAGCTGAACAAAGACCTAGTTTGGCGGGACTTGGACAGAAGCGGGGAATATACACACCCACACCTGGGTTAACATACCGAGACACTGTAAAGAAACTTATGATTGCAAGATACAAGGAAGTTGTTGGGCAGGAGGAAGGCAATCCATAG